One Ostrea edulis chromosome 2, xbOstEdul1.1, whole genome shotgun sequence genomic region harbors:
- the LOC125680621 gene encoding hemagglutinin/amebocyte aggregation factor-like — MWTAVVFIHLFLGVDSWVNDYDKPFTFTCPQHQSIHRVVSHHENRPEDRVFDFQCSPYAANSESCFWSGYVNNFDKPVAFQCPNGGILDGVSSFHDNGAEDRRFRFYCCEKPGMCLYNCFYSGWVNSYDGDLDYTVPANHVMRGWVSVHDNGPEDRIFDFEVCLMQSCTDAGPGGDLIGKRFVNNTSDSKH, encoded by the exons ATGTGGACAGCCGTAG TTTTCATCCACCTGTTCCTGGGAGTGGACTCCTGGGTCAATGACTACGACAAACCTTTCACCTTTACCTGTCCCCAGCATCAGTCCATCCACAGGGTCGTCAGTCACCATGAAAACAGGCCTGAGGATCGAGTGTTTGACTTCCAATGCAGTCCATATGCTGCGAACTCTGAGAGCTGTTTCTGGTCAG ggtatgtaaacaattttgataaaccAGTAGCCTTCCAATGCCCTAATGGTGGTATTCTAGATGGTGTTAGTAGTTTCCATGACAACGGCGCTGAGGACAGACGTTTTCGTTTCTACTGTTGCGAAAAACCAG GAATGTGCCTCTACAACTGTTTCTACAGCGGCTGGGTCAATAGTTATGATGGGGACTTGGATTACACAGTACCGGCTAACCATGTAATGCGGGGATGGGTTAGCGTCCATGACAACGGTCCAGA agacagaatatttgattttgaagtcTGTTTAATGCAGAGCTGCACAGATGC CGGGCCGGGCGGAGATCTTATTGGAAAACGATTTGTGAATAATACCAGTGATTCCAAACATTGA